Sequence from the Deltaproteobacteria bacterium genome:
TCACTATGGAAGATTTTCAAAATACATACAGGCGCCTGTATCGTTTCTATTCCCAGCTTCTTTCCAACAATTTCACCGATGAAGACCTAAAAAAGCTAAATTTAAAGCAAAAGGCAGTAGACATATTAATAGAAAGAGCACTTTTTATTCAAGAAGCTAAAAAGAGAAATATAAAGGCAACAAATGAGGAGGTGCAGAAAACAATAGAAAACATGAGTATTTTCTGGGACAAACCCGGGCATTTCTCACAACAAAGGTATCTTAATATATTAAAGACCAATGGCGTTCAGCCCAGAAACTTTGAGGCTTCCCTAAAAACAGACATAATTATAGATAAACTAAAGAACAGTGTAGCATCAAAAGTCTTTGTCAGTGATAACGAAATAAAGAATTATATTGACGAAAATTATACTCCAATCAGATTAGCTTATGTAAAGTTAGATAGAAAGTCATTGGTAAAAGACATCAAACCCCAAACAAAAGATGTAAAATCTTTCTACGATAAACATAAAAATACCTTCAAACTACCTGTAAAAATGAAGATTATATATACAGAAATCACACCGAAATTTGTAGAGAAAAATATAAAGATCGATGATAAGAAAATATCAAATTACTATAAGAAACACCAAAGCCAATTTACCGTTCCAGAGAAAAGAGAGGTATATCATATACTGATAAAAATTCCCCCCAGAGATAATGATAAAGAATGGCAAAAAGGAAAAGAAAAGATAAACAAAATCTATAGAGAATTAAAGAGTGGGAAAAATTTCGCAACATTGGCAAAGAGATATTCGGAAGATCCTTTCTCAAAAAAGAAAAGCGGCTATTTGGGTTATATAACGAGGAATGCAGTAGTAGAAGAATTTGGAAATACTGTTTTTCATTTGAAGAAAGGAGAAATGTCCAAACCATTCAAGACAATCTATGGGTATCATATTGTAAAGGTCACAGATATAAATCCGAAACATATTTTGCCATTTGAAGATGTAAAAGAAAAAATCGCCCAAAAATTACGCGTGGAAGAGTCGAAAAAGAACATTTTTAGAGAAGCAAAAAAAATGCAGGTTGAGTTGAGGGGAAAGCCTAAAGATTTTGAACAAATCGTGCAATCAAAAGGATTAAAAGCAACAAAAACAGGGTTTTTCTCCATAAGAGATGTAAAAGAGCCTTTAAATAAAGATATAATTGAACAGTCTTTGTATATGGACAAAGGAAAAGTGAGTGCCCCGGTAAAATCGGGTAAAAATTACATTGTGTTCAGGCTATTAGATAAAAAGCCAGCATACATTCCGTCATTCGAAAAGATCAAGGAAAAAGTGATAGAAAAATACAAAGAAGAGAAATCTAAAGAGCTGCTCAAAAATAAAGCAATGGAAATGAAGAAAATCTTATCATCAAGGGACATAAAAAACTTAGCAGTTAAGGAAAAATTAAAATTAGAGCAAACAGCTTACTTTAGCAAAATGAGTGGAACAGTTAAAATTACATGTTTAAAAAACAATGTATTTTCTTTAAAGAAAAAAGAAGGCGATTTTTGTATATCTAATGGAATCGCTTATATTTATCAGCTAAAAGAAAGAAAAACACTAGATAAAAAAGAATATGACGAATTAAAAAATGAAACAAGGAAAAAGCTTGAACAAAAAGAAAGAGAAACAGCAATACAAGATTTCCTAAAACAGCTCAAAACCAAAGCAAAGATCAGGATAAATGAAAAAGCGCTCAGTTAATGGACACAGAAGAACTGTTTCATCGCTTAAAAAAACTTGAAAGGCCGTATGTAAGCAGGCAAAAAAACCCATTTTGGGTGTTAATTGGTGCTATATTAAGCACTCGTACCAAAGACGAAGTAACAGAAAAGGCATTAAAAAAATTGATTGAATATGCACCTGATATACACAGACTAAATGAGTTGCCTGTTGGAAAAATAGAAAAGCTTATCTACCCGGTAGGTTTCTATCACACCAAGGCAAAAAACCTGAAGATATTGACAAAAACAGTTTTGGAAAAATACAACGGAAAGATACCACAGAAATTAAACGAACTCCTTTCCCTTCCCGGCGTAGGAAGAAAAGTTGCCACGCTGGTTTTATCGGCTGCGTTTGATAAAGATGAGATATGCGTGGATACCCATGTTCATCGCATCTCTAATAGATTGGGCTTAGTAGAAACA
This genomic interval carries:
- a CDS encoding SurA N-terminal domain-containing protein, with product MLQVIRKNLKHLSILVWVGIAAFVVGGAFLFVSGPFHMGEDVVAKVNKTTITMEDFQNTYRRLYRFYSQLLSNNFTDEDLKKLNLKQKAVDILIERALFIQEAKKRNIKATNEEVQKTIENMSIFWDKPGHFSQQRYLNILKTNGVQPRNFEASLKTDIIIDKLKNSVASKVFVSDNEIKNYIDENYTPIRLAYVKLDRKSLVKDIKPQTKDVKSFYDKHKNTFKLPVKMKIIYTEITPKFVEKNIKIDDKKISNYYKKHQSQFTVPEKREVYHILIKIPPRDNDKEWQKGKEKINKIYRELKSGKNFATLAKRYSEDPFSKKKSGYLGYITRNAVVEEFGNTVFHLKKGEMSKPFKTIYGYHIVKVTDINPKHILPFEDVKEKIAQKLRVEESKKNIFREAKKMQVELRGKPKDFEQIVQSKGLKATKTGFFSIRDVKEPLNKDIIEQSLYMDKGKVSAPVKSGKNYIVFRLLDKKPAYIPSFEKIKEKVIEKYKEEKSKELLKNKAMEMKKILSSRDIKNLAVKEKLKLEQTAYFSKMSGTVKITCLKNNVFSLKKKEGDFCISNGIAYIYQLKERKTLDKKEYDELKNETRKKLEQKERETAIQDFLKQLKTKAKIRINEKALS
- a CDS encoding endonuclease III; amino-acid sequence: MDTEELFHRLKKLERPYVSRQKNPFWVLIGAILSTRTKDEVTEKALKKLIEYAPDIHRLNELPVGKIEKLIYPVGFYHTKAKNLKILTKTVLEKYNGKIPQKLNELLSLPGVGRKVATLVLSAAFDKDEICVDTHVHRISNRLGLVETKNVLETEKELKKIIPQKYWKKINSYFVTLGRKFCHPRKPSCEDCPLKDLCPYKRCAASRAK